From Spiroplasma monobiae MQ-1, a single genomic window includes:
- the der gene encoding ribosome biogenesis GTPase Der has product MARKGIVAVVGRPNVGKSTLFNRIIREKKAIVEDKPGVTRDRMYGRAEWLTMPFIVVDTGGITLQDSPFSKEIRMQAEIAIKEADVIVFVINYKDGITQEDEAVAKILYKTHKPVILAVNKYDKKEQFDESFTFMTLGFGEPFMISSTHGIGVGDLLDKIMESMPKFEDNLDDSELKLAIVGRPNVGKSSLVNSMVGEERMIVSDIAGTTVDSVDSKVKYNGNEYTIIDTAGMRKKGKIYENLEKYSYLRSITSINKADIVLLVLDSSEKVADHDTNIGGVAFEENKPIIIIGNKWDLVANKETNTMKRKEEEIKAYFKYLNYTKVLFLSAKENKRVNKIYEVVDLVQKNIKKRIRTSLLNEIFNKAQLINPAPNHNGGRLKIFYASQVEAYLPTFVLFVNNPEFVHFSYKRFLENQIRSQFDFSGVPITIIFRERK; this is encoded by the coding sequence ATGGCAAGAAAAGGTATAGTGGCAGTTGTTGGAAGACCTAACGTTGGTAAATCTACACTTTTTAACAGAATTATTAGAGAAAAAAAGGCTATTGTAGAAGATAAACCCGGAGTAACTAGAGATAGAATGTATGGTAGAGCAGAATGACTTACCATGCCTTTTATTGTTGTAGATACTGGTGGAATAACTTTGCAAGATAGTCCTTTTTCAAAAGAAATAAGGATGCAAGCTGAAATAGCTATAAAAGAAGCTGATGTTATAGTTTTTGTAATAAATTATAAAGATGGTATTACCCAAGAAGATGAAGCTGTTGCTAAAATATTATACAAAACACACAAACCAGTAATTTTAGCTGTAAATAAATATGATAAAAAAGAACAATTTGATGAATCATTTACCTTTATGACTTTAGGTTTTGGTGAGCCATTTATGATTTCTTCAACACACGGAATTGGTGTTGGTGATTTATTAGATAAAATAATGGAAAGTATGCCGAAATTTGAAGATAATTTAGACGATAGCGAATTAAAATTGGCGATTGTAGGAAGACCTAATGTTGGGAAATCCAGTTTAGTTAATTCTATGGTTGGTGAAGAAAGAATGATAGTTTCAGACATTGCCGGAACAACTGTTGATTCAGTTGATAGCAAAGTTAAGTATAACGGTAATGAATATACAATTATTGATACTGCTGGTATGAGAAAAAAAGGTAAAATTTACGAAAACCTTGAAAAGTATAGTTACTTAAGATCTATTACAAGTATAAACAAAGCAGATATTGTTCTTTTGGTTCTTGATTCAAGTGAAAAAGTTGCTGACCATGATACAAATATTGGTGGGGTTGCATTTGAGGAAAATAAACCTATAATAATTATTGGTAATAAGTGGGATTTGGTTGCAAATAAAGAAACAAATACCATGAAAAGAAAAGAAGAAGAAATAAAAGCCTACTTTAAGTATTTAAACTACACAAAAGTTCTATTCTTATCGGCAAAAGAAAATAAAAGGGTAAATAAAATATATGAAGTTGTAGATTTAGTTCAAAAAAATATCAAAAAGAGAATTAGAACTAGTTTATTGAATGAGATTTTTAATAAAGCTCAATTAATAAATCCAGCACCAAACCACAATGGTGGGAGATTAAAAATATTCTATGCATCACAAGTTGAAGCATATCTTCCAACTTTTGTTTTATTTGTAAACAACCCAGAATTTGTACACTTCTCATACAAGAGATTTCTAGAAAATCAAATCAGATCTCAATTTGATTTTAGTGGAGTGCCAATAACAATTATCTTCAGGGAAAGGAAATAA
- a CDS encoding M13 family metallopeptidase has product MSKVRAQDNFFDYMNKEWIDTTELPSGYPSWGSFEMLHKKSIDDIKEMILEFKENMSSLNSDQEKIVNLFSNYLNKEERNKQGIEPIKQLISKIDGLTDKSQFTKFLIECFKEFNVSYFHSKGIDSDFKDSNVRALSIGSMGLGMSDRDFYEESHPRHKEIKAAYKVYLEDMSKTSKIEFSTNNIFDLVYNFEKEISQSMLKQEELRSPENIYNVVTAKELNVYCPFIGWDEYLNEIGYSKASVWILTEPKFMSKLNVMLEKIELEDLKDILKLKTLVAYSSILSLDLYQINFNYSSVFSGVKEMRPEIDRAVEFTNSRLGDLLGQEYIKKHFSQEAKEDVLGMVKDLIRIYSNRIKSLDWMSETTKEKAIDKLNSFTVKIGYPDKFEDYSKIDIKSYEQGGNLYENMRNLSKYFIKKELKEINLPVDKTKWYMDPQTVNAYYNPTSNEICFPAGILQKPFYDINEPRAKNLGGIGAVIGHEVSHGFDDEGSKFDKNGNFENWWTEDDYKQYSLRTERLVEQYNNYEVNGTKVNGKLTLGENIGDLSGVAAALDICKEQCPEDIKLFFENYATVWMRKATVELKNTRLLIDPHSPEEFRCNGVLINIDEFHETYETKPGDLMYLEKEKRIKIW; this is encoded by the coding sequence ATGTCAAAAGTAAGAGCGCAAGATAATTTCTTTGATTATATGAACAAAGAATGAATTGATACTACAGAGTTACCAAGCGGTTATCCATCATGAGGTAGTTTTGAGATGTTACACAAGAAATCAATAGATGATATAAAAGAAATGATTTTGGAATTTAAAGAGAACATGAGTTCTTTGAATTCTGATCAAGAAAAAATAGTTAACCTATTTAGTAACTACTTAAATAAAGAAGAAAGAAATAAACAGGGAATTGAACCAATTAAACAATTGATTTCAAAAATTGATGGTTTAACTGATAAATCACAATTTACTAAATTTTTAATTGAATGTTTTAAAGAATTTAACGTTTCATATTTTCATTCAAAAGGAATTGATTCTGACTTTAAAGATAGTAATGTTAGAGCATTATCAATTGGTTCAATGGGATTGGGAATGTCAGATAGAGATTTCTATGAAGAAAGCCATCCAAGACACAAAGAAATAAAAGCAGCTTATAAAGTTTATTTGGAAGATATGTCAAAAACATCAAAAATAGAATTTAGCACAAACAATATATTTGATTTAGTTTATAACTTTGAAAAGGAAATTTCTCAAAGTATGTTGAAACAAGAGGAATTAAGAAGTCCTGAAAATATTTATAATGTTGTAACAGCAAAAGAGTTAAATGTGTATTGTCCTTTTATTGGATGAGATGAATACTTAAATGAAATAGGTTATTCAAAGGCTTCGGTTTGAATTTTAACAGAACCTAAATTTATGAGCAAATTAAATGTGATGCTTGAAAAAATAGAATTAGAAGATTTGAAAGACATTTTAAAATTAAAAACTCTAGTTGCCTATTCTTCAATATTAAGTTTAGATTTATATCAAATAAACTTTAATTACTCAAGTGTATTTAGCGGAGTTAAAGAAATGAGACCAGAAATAGATAGAGCTGTAGAATTTACAAATTCTAGACTTGGAGACCTATTAGGACAAGAATATATTAAAAAGCATTTTTCACAAGAAGCAAAAGAAGATGTTTTGGGAATGGTAAAAGATTTAATAAGAATTTATTCTAATAGAATTAAATCATTAGATTGAATGAGTGAAACAACAAAAGAAAAAGCTATTGATAAATTAAACTCATTTACAGTAAAAATTGGATACCCAGATAAATTTGAAGATTATTCAAAAATAGATATAAAAAGTTATGAACAAGGTGGAAATTTATATGAAAATATGAGAAACCTTTCAAAATACTTTATTAAAAAAGAATTGAAAGAGATAAACTTACCCGTAGATAAAACTAAGTGATATATGGATCCTCAGACAGTTAATGCTTATTATAACCCAACCTCTAACGAAATTTGTTTTCCAGCCGGGATACTTCAAAAACCATTTTATGATATCAATGAACCAAGAGCTAAAAACCTAGGAGGAATTGGTGCGGTAATTGGGCATGAAGTTAGTCATGGTTTTGATGATGAAGGAAGTAAATTTGATAAAAATGGTAACTTTGAAAACTGATGAACAGAGGACGATTATAAACAATATAGTTTAAGAACTGAAAGATTAGTTGAACAATACAATAATTATGAGGTTAACGGAACTAAAGTTAACGGTAAATTAACTTTAGGAGAAAATATCGGAGACTTGAGTGGGGTTGCAGCTGCATTAGATATCTGCAAAGAACAATGTCCGGAAGATATAAAATTATTTTTCGAAAACTATGCAACAGTTTGAATGAGAAAAGCAACAGTTGAATTAAAAAATACTAGATTACTAATTGATCCGCATTCACCAGAAGAGTTTAGATGTAATGGGGTTTTAATAAATATTGATGAATTCCATGAAACCTATGAAACAAAACCAGGTGATTTAATGTACTTGGAAAAAGAAAAAAGAATTAAAATATGATAA
- a CDS encoding fructose-bisphosphatase class II family protein, protein MNRDIVLLRTVEVAAIASYKYIGKKDKDLVDQAAVEAFEVMLKNEKGFKLKVVNGEGELDQAPMLFVGQILGDLEDPSVMTYDVSVDPVEGTHPAAYNFAGSIATIAFSKENTMLQLPEMYMEKLFVSTDFIDQIDLSKGIISCIEEMQKHANRKDLKCIILDKPRHKEVIEKMNEMGIIVRLIQDGDVLAAIDVVNGDADFVYGIGGAPEGSLMASLAISSGCKMQSKLIRYEEVWPNEQETKLRKDKEKAWLDKYNLDFDSILDDFDLVADKSARFFAAGLTAGGSLKPVDYKDGKFYVNAFMSSHGMVRNIDSVYDIEKVNVLKPEIKFLFDKYKR, encoded by the coding sequence ATGAATAGAGATATTGTTTTGTTGAGAACAGTTGAAGTGGCTGCAATTGCTTCATATAAATATATTGGTAAAAAGGATAAAGACTTGGTTGATCAAGCTGCTGTTGAAGCTTTTGAAGTTATGTTAAAAAACGAAAAGGGTTTTAAACTAAAGGTTGTAAATGGTGAGGGTGAATTAGATCAAGCTCCAATGTTATTTGTTGGACAAATTTTAGGAGACTTGGAAGATCCAAGTGTTATGACATATGATGTAAGTGTTGATCCAGTTGAAGGAACACATCCAGCCGCTTATAACTTTGCAGGAAGCATTGCAACTATTGCTTTTTCAAAAGAAAATACAATGTTACAACTGCCTGAAATGTACATGGAAAAACTATTTGTTAGTACAGATTTTATTGATCAAATAGATCTATCTAAAGGTATTATTTCTTGTATAGAAGAAATGCAAAAACATGCTAATAGAAAAGATCTAAAATGCATCATTTTAGATAAACCTCGTCATAAAGAAGTTATTGAGAAAATGAATGAAATGGGAATAATAGTTCGCTTAATACAAGATGGTGATGTTCTTGCAGCAATTGATGTTGTAAATGGAGATGCAGATTTTGTTTATGGTATTGGAGGGGCTCCTGAAGGCTCTTTAATGGCCTCTCTTGCAATATCTTCGGGATGTAAAATGCAATCTAAATTAATAAGATATGAAGAAGTTTGACCCAACGAACAAGAAACCAAATTAAGAAAAGATAAAGAAAAGGCCTGATTGGATAAGTATAATTTAGATTTTGATTCTATATTAGATGATTTTGATTTGGTAGCAGATAAAAGTGCAAGATTTTTTGCAGCAGGTTTAACAGCTGGTGGAAGTTTAAAACCCGTTGATTATAAAGATGGTAAATTCTATGTGAATGCATTTATGTCTTCTCATGGAATGGTTAGAAATATTGATTCTGTTTATGATATTGAAAAAGTAAATGTTTTAAAACCAGAAATTAAATTTTTGTTTGATAAATACAAAAGATAA
- a CDS encoding inorganic diphosphatase: protein MENNTIKMIVEIPKGSSNKYEYDINTNEISLDRVLYGANFYPGEYGFVPNTLDWDGDPLDVISLVTYPTLPGVGVNVRILGSIKMIDAGEIDTKLFGVFADDRRFDAYKTLSDVPQHLKDEIENFFLQYKALQKKEVKINGWGTAEEAMHELKECTERYAEYKERYSKPGGKEEIMSEWKEKGLGQG from the coding sequence ATGGAAAACAATACAATAAAAATGATAGTTGAAATACCAAAAGGTAGTTCAAACAAATATGAATATGATATTAATACTAATGAAATTAGTTTAGACAGAGTACTATATGGAGCAAATTTTTATCCAGGAGAATATGGTTTTGTACCAAATACTCTTGATTGAGATGGAGATCCATTAGATGTTATAAGTCTTGTAACTTACCCAACTCTTCCTGGAGTTGGAGTGAATGTAAGAATTTTAGGATCAATTAAAATGATTGATGCTGGAGAGATAGATACAAAATTATTTGGTGTTTTTGCAGATGACAGAAGATTTGACGCTTACAAAACATTAAGTGATGTGCCACAACATTTAAAAGACGAAATAGAAAACTTTTTCTTACAATACAAAGCATTACAAAAAAAAGAAGTTAAAATTAATGGTTGAGGAACAGCCGAAGAAGCTATGCACGAATTAAAAGAATGTACAGAAAGATACGCTGAATACAAAGAAAGATATTCTAAACCAGGTGGTAAAGAAGAAATAATGTCTGAATGAAAAGAAAAAGGCTTAGGTCAGGGATAA
- a CDS encoding ECF transporter S component, which yields MEEQYGFWSHKYDFAEINKYNWRLVLKDSYKLDIKKIAFISLLLAFEIVLTIINKYTFGLLLIMNTYTIEMSFFGIMFAYISTNLTYASIICIVSNSIRIVVPGGSDWVGVLAMTLADITFLIVFSITFFFLKKYWLLKVKSENKIKYYLGIVIISGILSIFLTGVFTMSYNDIFVFDLYILIYPDYEKILKESWLLFLLVGFGVTLIKYILNLIFLAVSLKILVKLINKHLF from the coding sequence ATGGAAGAACAATACGGATTTTGATCACACAAATATGATTTTGCTGAGATAAATAAGTATAATTGACGTTTAGTTTTAAAAGATAGTTATAAATTGGATATAAAAAAAATAGCTTTTATTTCTTTATTATTAGCTTTTGAAATAGTTTTGACAATTATCAATAAATACACTTTTGGACTTTTACTAATAATGAATACATATACAATTGAAATGTCCTTTTTTGGAATTATGTTTGCATATATATCAACAAATCTTACATATGCATCTATTATTTGTATTGTATCTAATTCTATAAGAATAGTAGTTCCTGGTGGAAGTGACTGGGTTGGTGTTTTGGCAATGACACTAGCTGATATTACATTTTTAATTGTTTTTTCTATTACATTTTTCTTTTTAAAAAAATATTGATTATTAAAAGTTAAGAGCGAGAATAAAATTAAATACTATCTTGGAATAGTTATCATTTCAGGTATATTATCTATTTTTTTAACGGGAGTATTTACAATGTCATATAATGACATATTTGTATTTGATTTATATATACTAATTTATCCAGACTATGAAAAAATACTAAAAGAGAGTTGATTATTATTTTTATTGGTTGGTTTTGGTGTTACATTAATTAAATATATATTAAATTTAATTTTTTTGGCAGTATCTTTAAAGATACTTGTAAAACTAATTAATAAACATTTATTTTAG
- a CDS encoding ECF transporter S component, with the protein MEEKNHKIPNHDDETEKKKDHYHDEHHFDSLGNHDDIDDGDFHWKNSLFTSRRNLTFKITLSGVFLALAIAISAFEMWMEFVLDKIQFQGVSIPFRILDLIVITLSLSALGPIFSSLIAFIAPFIHLADGFHNPISVVIDCAGYFVSVWVIWFFYYFAFRNSSIHKHPINSVDKFKRWTPMVAYVPIMSILYTVIVFGMMYLNLELSNSGHNYDHSLFVNNISPLHEGHEHGEWEEVVEHLGIFIGIISAIEIVRFSIVYSLFALVEPQVKKINHYYK; encoded by the coding sequence ATGGAAGAAAAAAATCACAAAATTCCAAATCATGACGATGAAACAGAAAAGAAAAAAGATCATTATCATGATGAACACCACTTTGATTCTCTGGGTAACCATGACGATATCGATGATGGGGATTTTCATTGAAAAAATAGTTTATTTACAAGTAGAAGAAATTTAACATTCAAAATTACACTATCAGGAGTTTTTTTGGCTTTGGCAATAGCAATTTCTGCATTTGAAATGTGAATGGAATTTGTGTTAGATAAGATTCAATTTCAAGGAGTTTCAATACCTTTTAGAATCTTAGATCTAATTGTAATTACATTATCACTTTCGGCTTTAGGACCGATATTTTCGAGTTTGATTGCTTTTATTGCACCGTTTATACATTTAGCAGATGGATTTCATAACCCAATATCTGTTGTAATTGATTGTGCTGGGTATTTTGTCTCTGTTTGGGTGATATGATTCTTTTATTACTTTGCTTTTAGAAACTCAAGTATTCACAAGCACCCAATAAATAGTGTTGACAAGTTTAAAAGATGAACACCAATGGTGGCATATGTTCCAATAATGTCTATATTGTATACAGTTATAGTTTTTGGGATGATGTATTTAAATTTAGAATTATCAAATTCAGGACATAACTATGATCATTCACTTTTTGTAAATAATATTTCACCATTACATGAGGGACATGAGCATGGTGAATGGGAAGAGGTTGTTGAACATTTGGGAATCTTTATTGGAATAATTTCAGCAATTGAAATAGTTAGGTTTTCAATAGTTTATTCATTATTTGCACTAGTAGAACCACAAGTTAAGAAAATCAACCACTATTACAAGTAA
- a CDS encoding deoxynucleoside kinase: MRIAIFGTVGAGKSTVSEEISKRLGYEIFPEPIDNNPYFDDYYKDMQANVFKMQIYMLTARSQQLIEARTLENVIFDRTILEDPIFVAVNHELKTMNDVDYKTYTDFYEHVVIPNLAHRAKFDVVIYLKVSTDKAIERIKERGRNQELDTPKQYWETLNKKYDDFFERRKHMFDFLVVDAETDDLEEKMEVIMNKLYSIDPSLKK; the protein is encoded by the coding sequence ATGAGAATAGCTATTTTTGGAACAGTGGGCGCAGGAAAATCTACTGTAAGTGAAGAAATTTCAAAGAGATTGGGATATGAAATATTCCCAGAACCAATTGATAATAATCCATATTTTGATGATTACTATAAAGATATGCAGGCAAATGTATTTAAAATGCAAATTTATATGTTAACTGCAAGAAGTCAACAACTAATAGAAGCTAGAACTTTAGAAAATGTTATTTTTGACAGAACAATATTAGAAGACCCTATCTTTGTTGCTGTTAACCATGAATTAAAAACAATGAATGATGTAGATTACAAAACATATACTGATTTTTATGAACATGTTGTTATACCAAATCTTGCTCATAGAGCAAAATTTGATGTAGTAATCTATTTAAAAGTTTCAACTGATAAAGCAATTGAAAGAATCAAAGAAAGAGGGAGAAATCAAGAGTTAGATACTCCAAAACAATATTGAGAAACTCTTAACAAAAAATATGACGATTTCTTCGAAAGAAGAAAACACATGTTTGATTTCTTGGTTGTTGATGCTGAAACTGATGATCTAGAAGAAAAAATGGAAGTTATAATGAATAAACTTTATTCAATAGATCCAAGTTTAAAAAAATAA
- a CDS encoding ferredoxin, protein MKKTWIDKPMCIGCMACVQVDETGTLFMDEDGFAEANENDLELVEAQMVCPTGAVKIGDE, encoded by the coding sequence ATGAAAAAAACTTGAATAGATAAACCAATGTGTATAGGGTGTATGGCATGTGTGCAAGTAGATGAAACTGGTACTCTTTTCATGGATGAAGATGGTTTTGCAGAAGCTAATGAAAATGATCTTGAATTGGTTGAAGCACAAATGGTGTGTCCTACTGGTGCTGTTAAAATAGGTGACGAATAA
- a CDS encoding NAD(P)H-dependent glycerol-3-phosphate dehydrogenase, translating to MAKEKIAIIGTGAYGTVLANVLADNGHDVLMYGIEESEVEDINNNHLNSKFFQDLLINTNIKATTDFAVAMEKANIVILSVPTFALNSAIENVIKYGKREMHIINVAKGLDEENLDVLSKKIKKQFEGTGVMKSYGAIYGPSVAIEVIMRKPTCVMSCNEDYATAEYIAKVFSNEYFVVKVSTDVVGCEIAAALKNSVAIAAGILHGFSSADNAKASLITIGNAEIYNIAKHFGAKIETFMNFATLGDLILTASSLKSRNFSLGVQIAQKDDAKKVLTSHKNTVEGVLSCKLAYEMCKKYKINAPMFEILYKILYNNHKPSGLINDFFQHAKVV from the coding sequence ATGGCAAAAGAAAAAATAGCAATTATAGGTACAGGAGCATATGGGACAGTTTTGGCTAATGTTTTAGCTGATAATGGACATGATGTATTGATGTATGGAATTGAAGAGTCAGAAGTTGAAGACATCAATAACAATCACTTAAACTCAAAATTCTTCCAAGACCTATTGATAAATACAAACATTAAAGCAACAACTGATTTTGCAGTTGCGATGGAAAAAGCAAACATAGTTATACTAAGTGTTCCGACATTTGCATTAAATAGTGCAATTGAAAATGTTATAAAATACGGTAAACGTGAAATGCACATTATAAATGTCGCTAAAGGTTTAGACGAAGAAAATCTTGATGTATTAAGTAAAAAAATTAAAAAACAATTTGAAGGAACTGGTGTTATGAAGTCTTATGGGGCGATATACGGACCTTCTGTTGCCATTGAAGTTATTATGAGAAAACCAACTTGTGTTATGAGTTGTAATGAAGATTATGCAACAGCAGAATACATTGCGAAAGTATTTTCAAATGAGTATTTTGTTGTTAAAGTATCAACTGATGTGGTGGGTTGTGAAATAGCAGCCGCTTTAAAAAACTCAGTTGCTATTGCAGCTGGAATTTTACATGGATTTTCATCTGCAGATAATGCAAAGGCTTCATTAATTACAATTGGAAATGCTGAAATTTACAATATTGCTAAACATTTTGGGGCTAAAATTGAAACTTTTATGAACTTTGCAACTCTTGGAGATCTAATTTTAACTGCATCATCACTAAAATCTAGAAACTTTTCATTAGGTGTTCAAATTGCACAAAAAGATGACGCTAAAAAGGTGTTAACATCACACAAAAATACAGTTGAAGGTGTTTTATCTTGTAAATTAGCATACGAAATGTGCAAAAAATATAAAATAAATGCACCAATGTTTGAAATACTATATAAAATACTATACAATAATCATAAGCCTAGTGGGTTGATAAATGACTTTTTCCAACACGCTAAGGTAGTATAG
- the cmk gene encoding (d)CMP kinase: MKNINIAVDGTAGSGKSSVMIKVAEKLKMNFIDTGVIYRAFTKLCIENNVDFLIDQKIEEQIQNFDYKYINESSIIVNGVDFGKNIFDYDVAENIKYVAKNNKVRAFMVESQRKMAQSKNNIVIGRDITTVVLPEAELKIYFDCSVESRAKRRFEQNKRKNVEPNIYEDILRQIQQRDDYDKKREVGALKIAPDAWYLDTSNFDINQVIELVLKKIEEIN, from the coding sequence ATGAAAAATATTAATATAGCAGTAGATGGCACTGCTGGATCTGGTAAAAGTTCTGTAATGATTAAAGTTGCTGAAAAATTGAAAATGAATTTTATTGATACAGGTGTGATTTATCGTGCTTTTACAAAATTATGTATAGAAAACAATGTTGACTTTTTAATCGACCAAAAGATAGAAGAACAAATACAAAATTTTGATTATAAATATATAAATGAAAGTTCAATAATTGTTAACGGTGTTGATTTTGGAAAAAACATTTTTGATTATGATGTAGCTGAAAATATAAAATATGTTGCAAAGAACAATAAAGTTAGAGCATTTATGGTTGAATCGCAAAGAAAAATGGCACAAAGCAAAAATAATATTGTCATTGGAAGAGATATTACAACCGTTGTTCTTCCAGAAGCTGAATTAAAAATATATTTTGATTGTTCTGTTGAATCTAGAGCGAAAAGAAGGTTTGAGCAAAACAAAAGAAAAAATGTTGAACCTAATATTTATGAAGATATTTTAAGACAAATTCAACAAAGAGATGATTATGATAAAAAAAGAGAAGTTGGAGCTCTTAAGATTGCTCCAGATGCTTGATATTTAGATACAAGCAACTTTGATATAAATCAAGTAATAGAGCTTGTGTTAAAAAAAATAGAAGAAATTAATTAA
- a CDS encoding YebC/PmpR family DNA-binding transcriptional regulator gives MGRAHEVRKASMEKTAAMKSAIYGRASKEIYMAAKAGSKDPEANLALRSAIDKAKSKQVPADVIQRAIKKAEGGDADNYTSNRYEGYGPGNSMIIVDSLTNNVNRAIAEIRDAFNKNGGKLANSGAVSHSFQSSSVFVFEGKTVEEVLELLMETDCEVNDVVEEEGLTVVYAPFQAFNSVKTALDNSGIKEYKMAETTMLADETMIISDSEEKAKFDKLMDKLNELEDVQDIYHNVEE, from the coding sequence ATGGGAAGAGCACATGAAGTAAGAAAAGCGAGTATGGAAAAAACTGCTGCAATGAAGTCAGCGATTTATGGGAGAGCTTCAAAAGAAATTTATATGGCAGCAAAAGCTGGAAGTAAAGATCCTGAAGCAAACTTAGCATTAAGAAGTGCAATTGATAAAGCAAAATCAAAACAAGTTCCTGCAGATGTAATTCAAAGAGCTATTAAAAAAGCGGAGGGTGGAGATGCTGACAACTATACATCAAATAGATATGAAGGATATGGTCCTGGAAATTCTATGATAATAGTTGACTCACTTACAAATAATGTTAATAGAGCTATTGCAGAAATAAGGGATGCATTTAATAAAAATGGTGGAAAACTTGCAAACAGTGGAGCTGTTTCACATTCATTTCAATCATCAAGTGTATTTGTTTTTGAAGGAAAAACTGTTGAAGAAGTTTTAGAATTATTAATGGAAACTGATTGTGAAGTAAATGATGTTGTCGAAGAGGAAGGTCTAACTGTTGTATATGCTCCTTTCCAAGCATTTAACTCAGTTAAAACAGCTCTTGATAATTCTGGTATAAAAGAATATAAAATGGCCGAAACAACTATGTTGGCAGATGAAACTATGATAATTTCTGATTCTGAGGAAAAAGCTAAATTTGATAAATTAATGGATAAATTAAATGAACTAGAGGATGTTCAAGATATTTATCACAACGTAGAAGAATAA
- a CDS encoding rod shape-determining protein, whose protein sequence is MAGKKPIYVSMDLGTAYTLVYVEGQGIVYNEPSIVAYRIKENKIVAVGAEAYKMIGKGNKNLRIVRPMVDGVITDIKATQAQLNYIFAKLRIEKTLRGCVMLLACPSVITELEKSALKKIATNLGASSVFIEEEVKMAALGGGVNINAPTGNLVVDMGGGTTDVAVISSGDIVLSKSIKIAGNYLNEEILKFVRAQYGMEIGIKTAETIKISIGSLAKHADEKSMKVYGRDVVSGLPREIEITPEEMREVLKVPLSRIIELVVQVLEATPAELAGDIFRNGVVLCGGTALIKGIAKYFGDTLQLPTKVGESPLLAVINGTKKYESEVFEMLRAEKNELDY, encoded by the coding sequence ATGGCAGGAAAAAAACCAATATATGTTTCTATGGATTTAGGAACAGCCTATACTTTAGTTTATGTAGAAGGTCAAGGAATCGTTTATAACGAACCTTCAATCGTAGCATACAGAATTAAAGAAAATAAAATTGTAGCAGTTGGAGCGGAAGCTTATAAAATGATCGGTAAAGGTAATAAGAACCTAAGAATCGTTAGACCAATGGTTGACGGAGTTATTACTGATATTAAAGCAACTCAAGCACAATTAAACTATATCTTTGCAAAATTAAGAATAGAAAAAACTTTAAGAGGATGTGTAATGTTATTGGCATGTCCATCAGTTATTACTGAATTAGAAAAATCAGCACTTAAAAAAATTGCAACTAACCTAGGTGCATCAAGTGTATTTATTGAAGAAGAAGTAAAAATGGCTGCATTAGGTGGGGGAGTAAATATCAATGCTCCAACAGGAAACCTAGTTGTTGACATGGGTGGAGGAACTACTGACGTTGCTGTTATATCATCAGGTGATATAGTTCTTTCAAAATCAATTAAAATAGCTGGAAATTACTTAAATGAAGAAATCTTAAAATTTGTTAGAGCACAATACGGAATGGAAATTGGTATTAAAACAGCTGAAACTATTAAAATAAGCATCGGTTCATTAGCAAAACATGCAGATGAAAAATCAATGAAAGTTTACGGACGTGATGTTGTTTCTGGATTACCAAGAGAGATCGAAATTACTCCAGAAGAAATGAGAGAAGTTTTAAAAGTACCATTATCAAGAATTATCGAATTGGTAGTTCAAGTTCTTGAAGCTACACCAGCTGAATTGGCTGGAGACATTTTCAGAAATGGTGTTGTCTTATGTGGTGGAACAGCATTAATAAAAGGTATTGCTAAATACTTTGGTGATACATTACAACTACCAACAAAAGTAGGAGAATCTCCATTACTTGCTGTTATTAATGGAACAAAAAAATACGAATCAGAAGTATTTGAAATGTTAAGAGCAGAAAAAAACGAATTAGATTACTAA